In one Gemmatimonadota bacterium genomic region, the following are encoded:
- a CDS encoding aspartate carbamoyltransferase catalytic subunit — MNSTVSSLGKDLVGLEPLSREQILTILDTAEPFKEISERRIKKVPVLRGKTIVNLFFEASTRTRVSFEFAEKRLSADTVNILASDSSVVKGETLVDTARNLEAMRIDMVVIRHGSSGAARFLAERIPSNVINAGDGRHEHPTQALLDLLTIRDHLGRIEGLKVCIVGDILHSRVARSNIFGLVKLGAEVAVCGPPTLLPPAIEELGVKVFTRIEEATEWADVLNVLRLQLERMEGGFVPSLREYNRIWGVTSKRLAAAPRDVLILHPGPMNRGVEIDSDVADGPHSVILDQVTNGVAIRMAVLYLLAGGQLESAEAAKQGGEA, encoded by the coding sequence GTGAATTCGACGGTCTCTTCTCTAGGAAAAGACCTCGTCGGCCTCGAGCCCCTCTCTCGTGAACAGATTCTCACGATTCTCGACACCGCAGAGCCGTTCAAGGAAATCTCGGAGCGTCGCATCAAGAAGGTTCCCGTCCTGCGGGGAAAAACCATCGTCAATCTCTTCTTCGAGGCTTCGACCCGGACGCGCGTCTCGTTCGAGTTCGCTGAAAAGCGACTCAGCGCGGACACCGTGAACATTTTGGCGAGTGACTCCTCGGTGGTGAAGGGCGAGACGCTCGTCGACACGGCACGCAACCTCGAGGCGATGCGCATCGACATGGTCGTCATACGGCACGGATCCTCCGGCGCGGCGCGCTTCCTGGCAGAGCGAATTCCATCGAACGTCATCAATGCAGGTGATGGCCGGCACGAGCATCCCACGCAGGCGCTGCTCGACCTCCTGACGATCCGTGACCATCTGGGACGCATCGAGGGGCTGAAGGTCTGCATCGTCGGGGACATCCTGCACTCGCGTGTCGCCCGCTCGAACATCTTCGGGCTCGTCAAGCTGGGTGCGGAAGTGGCGGTCTGTGGCCCGCCGACGCTCCTGCCACCTGCGATCGAAGAGTTGGGCGTGAAGGTCTTCACACGGATCGAGGAAGCGACCGAGTGGGCGGACGTGTTGAACGTGCTGCGGCTACAGCTCGAGCGAATGGAGGGCGGCTTCGTGCCGAGCCTCCGGGAGTACAACCGCATCTGGGGTGTGACGTCCAAGCGGCTCGCCGCCGCCCCGAGGGATGTCCTCATCCTGCACCCCGGCCCGATGAACCGAGGCGTGGAGATCGATTCCGACGTGGCGGACGGACCTCACTCGGTCATTCTGGATCAGGTCACGAACGGCGTCGCGATCCGCATGGCGGTCCTGTACTTGCTCGCAGGTGGCCAGCTCGAGAGCGCTGAAGCGGCGAAGCAGGGAGGAGAAGCGTGA
- a CDS encoding site-2 protease family protein, translated as MEVVLLIAVLIFSVVVHEVAHAWQARREGDDTADRLGRITLNPLPHLDPIGSVIVPLVLHFTGSGFLFGWAKPVPVNPANYRSPVWGDIRVSMAGIVSNLGLAVLSTFGLAIAFKAQSSLGSLGGATALAAQAAYYGVLINLVLAFFNLIPIPPLDGSHVLFHVLPRPLAMRYREAGRHGLLIMMGLLFFFPGVFRYLLWPVTFFAGLATEFARLWI; from the coding sequence ATGGAAGTCGTCCTTCTCATCGCCGTCCTCATTTTCTCGGTCGTAGTGCACGAGGTCGCGCACGCCTGGCAGGCTCGCCGGGAGGGTGACGACACCGCGGACCGACTCGGGCGGATCACGCTGAACCCGTTGCCGCACCTCGACCCTATCGGGTCCGTGATCGTTCCGCTCGTGCTGCACTTCACCGGGAGTGGCTTCTTGTTCGGGTGGGCGAAGCCGGTGCCGGTGAATCCCGCGAACTACCGGAGCCCGGTTTGGGGTGACATCCGCGTCTCGATGGCAGGGATCGTGTCGAACCTGGGTCTCGCGGTTCTGTCGACGTTCGGCTTGGCGATCGCATTCAAGGCCCAGAGCAGCCTCGGCTCCCTAGGCGGTGCCACGGCGCTGGCGGCTCAAGCCGCGTACTATGGCGTGCTCATCAACCTCGTGCTCGCGTTCTTCAACCTGATTCCGATCCCTCCCCTGGACGGCTCGCACGTTCTCTTCCATGTGCTGCCGAGGCCGCTGGCGATGCGCTACCGGGAGGCGGGACGCCACGGGCTGCTCATCATGATGGGGCTGCTCTTCTTCTTTCCGGGTGTGTTCAGGTACCTCCTCTGGCCGGTGACGTTCTTCGCTGGGCTCGCCACCGAGTTCGCTCGCCTATGGATCTGA
- a CDS encoding dihydroorotase, which translates to MSHKLLLRGGRVLDPSQDLDGVRDVLLADGVVATLGEDIAAPEDAQVIDCGGLLVIPGLIDVHVHLREPGGEHKETIATGARSAAAGGFTAVCAMPNTEPAMDDPAAVGFVAAEGRRARAARVYPVGCISVGRAGERLAPVGEMVDAGAVAITDDGSPVMNSGLMRLALEYAQTFGIPVADHPEDTSLSVSGQMNEGLVSTRLGLTGKPNAMEDIHILRDILLAELTGGHIHLQHVSTRLGVESIRQAKARGVHVTAEASPHHLVLTEAAVDGYRTEAKMNPPLRAQADVDAVRAGLADGTLDTIATDHAPHHYDEKEAAFDDAPNGIVGLETAVGIVLTRVVNEGVIDLATMVERMSCQPARAFGLPGGTLAEGSVADVSVLDLDAQWTVDAAAFLSKSRNTPFAGWKLRGAPARTIVGGKTVWEAAR; encoded by the coding sequence GTGAGTCACAAGCTTCTGCTCCGCGGGGGACGAGTTCTCGATCCAAGCCAGGATCTGGACGGCGTTCGGGACGTCCTGCTCGCCGACGGCGTCGTCGCCACGCTCGGCGAGGACATCGCTGCCCCCGAGGACGCGCAAGTCATTGATTGCGGAGGCCTCTTGGTGATCCCTGGACTGATCGACGTGCACGTGCACCTGCGTGAGCCCGGCGGAGAACACAAGGAAACGATTGCTACCGGGGCTCGCTCAGCGGCGGCCGGAGGGTTCACCGCAGTGTGTGCGATGCCCAACACCGAACCCGCGATGGACGATCCCGCCGCGGTCGGGTTCGTTGCTGCCGAGGGACGGAGGGCACGCGCGGCGCGGGTATACCCCGTCGGCTGTATCTCCGTGGGACGCGCGGGGGAGCGTCTCGCCCCGGTAGGTGAGATGGTCGACGCCGGAGCGGTGGCGATCACGGACGACGGGAGTCCGGTCATGAACTCGGGTCTGATGCGCCTCGCGCTCGAGTACGCGCAGACGTTCGGAATTCCCGTGGCAGATCATCCGGAGGACACCAGCCTATCGGTTTCCGGGCAGATGAACGAGGGGCTCGTGTCAACCCGTCTCGGCCTTACCGGGAAGCCGAACGCCATGGAGGACATCCACATCCTCCGTGACATCTTGCTCGCCGAGCTGACCGGGGGTCACATCCATCTGCAGCACGTCTCGACGCGCCTCGGGGTGGAGTCGATCCGGCAGGCCAAGGCCAGGGGTGTGCACGTTACGGCCGAGGCCTCGCCGCACCACCTCGTGCTCACCGAGGCGGCGGTGGACGGCTACCGGACCGAAGCGAAGATGAACCCGCCGCTACGCGCGCAAGCGGACGTAGACGCAGTGCGAGCGGGGCTGGCAGACGGCACGCTCGACACCATCGCAACTGACCACGCGCCGCACCATTATGACGAAAAGGAGGCGGCGTTCGACGACGCCCCGAACGGGATCGTGGGGCTGGAGACCGCGGTTGGCATCGTGCTTACGAGGGTCGTGAACGAGGGCGTGATCGACCTCGCCACGATGGTCGAGCGCATGAGCTGTCAGCCTGCGCGGGCCTTCGGGCTGCCGGGTGGCACGCTCGCGGAGGGCAGCGTCGCCGATGTTTCTGTGCTCGATCTCGACGCGCAGTGGACGGTCGATGCGGCTGCGTTCCTGTCGAAGAGTCGGAACACGCCGTTCGCCGGTTGGAAGCTGAGGGGAGCCCCCGCGCGCACGATCGTCGGAGGGAAGACCGTCTGGGAAGCTGCTAGGTGA
- a CDS encoding glutamate--tRNA ligase, with protein sequence MTLRVRFAPSPTGYLHVGGARTALFNWLLARKESGVFVLRVEDTDRERSSDEHTQVILDGLAWLGIDWDIGPLFQSEGVERHRADALRLLEEGKAYRDFADPAAIRAEAEERRVHASRVAREKADFMGEDESGERAASGEAFAVRFRVPEGETRFTDLVHGDMRFGNDDIDDLVILRGDGTPVYNLAVVSDDAHMQITHVIRGDDHLSNTPKQVLLYRALGLPEPVFAHVPLILGPDGKRLSKRHGATAVGEYGSQGLLPEAMVNFLALLGWSPGDDREVMELDELVAAFSMERVLKKSAVFDLDKLMWLNGKHLAEKPASELLGTVGARLEAVSGVDRARLEDAAWMSRLIDLIKTRARTIDDLADQAVPFTTDRLEYEDKAIAKHWAKDPAAARDRLESLAALWADADWTEQKLEEGLRGLAEGLGIGAGKLIHPLRVALTGRMSSPGIFEVLVLLGRDRSLHRIERGIERTRDL encoded by the coding sequence GTGACTCTGCGTGTACGCTTCGCTCCGTCGCCGACGGGGTACCTGCACGTAGGCGGAGCGCGAACCGCGCTCTTCAATTGGCTGCTCGCCCGTAAGGAGAGCGGGGTCTTCGTTCTGCGCGTCGAGGACACGGACCGCGAGCGATCCAGTGATGAACACACCCAGGTGATTCTCGACGGTCTGGCTTGGCTCGGCATCGACTGGGACATCGGCCCGCTGTTCCAGAGCGAGGGCGTTGAGCGGCATCGGGCGGACGCGCTGCGACTCCTCGAAGAGGGCAAGGCATACCGGGACTTCGCCGATCCCGCCGCGATTCGAGCCGAGGCCGAAGAGCGGCGTGTGCACGCCAGCCGTGTCGCCCGGGAGAAGGCGGACTTCATGGGAGAGGATGAGTCCGGTGAGCGCGCCGCCAGCGGGGAAGCGTTTGCGGTCCGCTTTCGGGTGCCTGAGGGCGAGACTCGCTTCACCGACTTGGTGCACGGAGACATGCGCTTCGGCAACGACGACATCGACGACCTGGTCATCCTGCGCGGGGACGGCACGCCCGTATACAATCTGGCCGTCGTCTCGGACGACGCGCACATGCAGATCACCCATGTGATCCGCGGTGACGACCACCTCTCCAACACGCCCAAGCAGGTGCTGCTCTACCGTGCGCTTGGGCTCCCCGAGCCGGTATTCGCGCACGTCCCGCTCATCCTGGGGCCGGACGGCAAGCGGCTGTCGAAGCGCCACGGGGCGACGGCTGTCGGCGAGTACGGCTCGCAGGGGCTGCTTCCGGAGGCGATGGTCAACTTCCTGGCACTGCTCGGGTGGAGTCCTGGCGACGACCGCGAAGTCATGGAGCTGGACGAGCTGGTGGCGGCGTTCTCGATGGAGCGGGTGCTAAAGAAGAGCGCGGTCTTCGACTTGGACAAGCTCATGTGGCTGAACGGAAAACACCTCGCCGAGAAGCCGGCTTCCGAGTTGCTCGGGACGGTTGGCGCGCGTCTCGAGGCGGTCTCGGGGGTCGATCGGGCTCGGCTCGAGGACGCCGCGTGGATGAGCCGCCTCATCGATCTGATCAAGACCCGCGCCCGTACCATCGATGATCTCGCGGACCAGGCTGTGCCGTTCACGACGGACCGCCTCGAATACGAGGACAAGGCGATAGCAAAGCATTGGGCGAAGGATCCCGCAGCAGCTCGCGATCGCCTCGAAAGCCTCGCCGCGCTCTGGGCGGATGCCGACTGGACGGAACAGAAGCTGGAAGAGGGCCTGCGTGGCTTGGCCGAAGGACTCGGTATCGGCGCCGGCAAGCTGATCCACCCGCTGCGCGTGGCGCTCACGGGACGCATGTCGAGCCCCGGAATTTTCGAGGTACTCGTGCTGCTTGGAAGGGACCGCTCGCTCCACCGGATCGAACGGGGCATCGAACGGACTCGTGACCTCTGA
- a CDS encoding glutamine--tRNA ligase/YqeY domain fusion protein, with product MSTNKGDSPATDFIRQIVKADVESGRYDGRVVTRFPPEPNGYLHVGHVKAISVNFGIAEDFGGRCHLRFDDTNPEKENEEYVLSMQDDIHWLGFDWGEYLYFASDYFEQMYDFAEVLIEKGLAYVDSQSGEQIRESRGTVTEPGVESPYRNRSVEENLDLFRRMRACEFEDGAHVLRGKIDMASANMLMRDPVLYRIRHAHHYRQGDEWCIYPLYDYAHCIEDAIEGVTHSLCSIEFTNNRVVYDWVLEGVGFEEPRPHQYEFARLEVENAVLSKRKILPLVEAGLVSGWDDPRLSTIRGLRRRGVPPEALRNFVNMVGIARTESTIDVAKLDFAIREVLNHSAPRVMAVLDPLKIVLTNYAEGPGEVLEAPYYPHDVPLQGSRGVPFSRELYIERSDFEEDPPEGFRRLVPGGEVRLRYAYVIRCEEVVKDAEGTIAQLRCSYDPETRGGDTPDGRKVKGTVQWVSAEHGMDAEVRLYDRLFLDEAPQADEDEPVDLLALVNPESVKVIDGAKVEPSVADDPTDTRYQFERTGYFWRDPVDGTDGRLVFNRIVTLKDSWGRKVSATQQPSVPEPSISSLTAKPSSSDESTGPAPGERPALSERRAAARTADPALAARFERYSTELGLSTEYADLLSASHATGDFFEAALRAHDEPGEVAAWMVTDLRGLTGDRALAELPFGGEALGSLAALVASGGVSRRAAKDVLARMVEQGGDPAELVAEMGLEQVDDHEALQSAIDQVLAAWPEKVDEYRAGKKKLIGLFVGEVMKATRGAADPKAVRGLLTASLEG from the coding sequence ATGAGCACCAACAAGGGCGATAGCCCGGCGACGGACTTCATTCGCCAGATCGTGAAGGCGGACGTGGAGAGCGGACGCTATGACGGTCGTGTCGTCACGCGCTTCCCGCCGGAGCCGAACGGCTACCTGCATGTCGGCCACGTGAAGGCAATCTCCGTGAACTTCGGCATCGCGGAGGACTTCGGCGGGCGGTGCCACCTGCGCTTCGACGACACCAATCCGGAGAAGGAGAACGAGGAGTACGTCCTGTCCATGCAGGACGACATTCACTGGCTCGGCTTCGACTGGGGTGAATACCTCTACTTCGCGTCCGACTACTTCGAGCAGATGTACGACTTCGCCGAGGTCTTGATCGAGAAGGGACTGGCGTACGTCGATTCACAGTCCGGAGAGCAGATTCGCGAGAGCAGAGGCACGGTCACGGAGCCCGGTGTCGAGAGCCCTTACCGAAACCGCTCCGTCGAGGAGAACCTGGACCTCTTCCGCCGCATGCGCGCTTGCGAGTTCGAAGACGGTGCCCACGTGCTGCGCGGCAAGATCGACATGGCGTCGGCGAACATGCTCATGCGCGATCCGGTGCTGTACCGGATCCGGCACGCGCATCACTACCGGCAGGGTGACGAGTGGTGCATCTATCCGCTCTACGACTACGCGCACTGCATAGAGGACGCCATCGAAGGCGTCACGCACTCGCTCTGCTCGATCGAGTTCACCAACAACCGCGTGGTGTACGACTGGGTACTGGAGGGGGTCGGCTTCGAGGAGCCACGCCCGCACCAGTACGAGTTCGCGCGGCTGGAGGTCGAGAACGCGGTGCTCTCCAAGCGGAAGATTCTCCCGCTGGTGGAGGCAGGCTTGGTATCCGGGTGGGACGACCCGAGGCTCTCCACCATCCGCGGCCTTCGGCGTCGCGGGGTACCGCCCGAGGCGCTCCGCAACTTCGTGAACATGGTCGGAATCGCGCGCACCGAGTCGACGATCGACGTCGCCAAGCTGGACTTCGCGATCCGCGAGGTGCTGAACCACTCCGCGCCCCGGGTGATGGCGGTGCTGGATCCGCTCAAGATCGTGCTCACCAACTACGCCGAGGGCCCCGGAGAGGTGCTTGAAGCACCGTATTACCCCCACGACGTGCCTTTGCAGGGGTCGAGGGGCGTGCCCTTCTCCCGGGAGCTGTACATCGAGCGTTCGGACTTCGAGGAAGATCCACCCGAGGGCTTCCGGCGCCTCGTGCCCGGCGGCGAGGTACGGCTCCGATACGCGTACGTCATCCGATGCGAGGAAGTCGTGAAGGACGCCGAAGGGACGATCGCGCAGCTACGATGCAGCTACGACCCCGAGACGCGGGGTGGCGACACGCCGGATGGGCGAAAGGTGAAGGGCACCGTCCAGTGGGTCTCGGCCGAGCACGGGATGGACGCAGAGGTGCGCCTGTACGACCGCCTCTTCCTAGACGAGGCGCCACAGGCGGACGAGGACGAGCCGGTCGACTTGCTCGCGCTGGTCAATCCGGAGTCGGTCAAGGTCATCGATGGTGCCAAGGTCGAGCCCTCCGTGGCGGACGATCCCACCGATACCCGGTATCAGTTCGAGCGTACGGGATACTTCTGGCGTGACCCGGTGGACGGGACGGATGGGAGGCTCGTCTTCAACCGGATTGTTACGCTCAAAGACAGCTGGGGGAGGAAGGTCTCGGCAACGCAGCAGCCGTCCGTCCCGGAGCCGTCCATTTCGAGCCTGACGGCGAAGCCCAGCTCCTCCGACGAGTCGACCGGTCCTGCTCCGGGTGAGCGCCCCGCGCTGAGCGAGCGACGTGCCGCGGCTCGGACCGCCGACCCCGCGCTCGCGGCGCGCTTCGAGCGCTACTCGACCGAGCTGGGCTTGAGTACCGAATATGCCGATCTGCTGAGTGCGTCTCACGCGACTGGTGACTTCTTCGAGGCGGCGCTCCGGGCGCATGACGAGCCCGGCGAGGTCGCCGCCTGGATGGTAACCGACCTGCGTGGGCTGACAGGCGATCGTGCCTTGGCGGAGCTACCGTTTGGCGGTGAGGCTCTCGGTTCGTTGGCCGCGCTGGTGGCGAGCGGCGGGGTCTCGCGGCGAGCCGCCAAGGATGTGCTCGCCAGAATGGTCGAGCAGGGCGGCGATCCCGCAGAGCTAGTCGCCGAGATGGGGCTCGAGCAGGTCGACGACCATGAAGCGCTGCAGTCGGCGATCGACCAGGTGCTCGCGGCGTGGCCGGAAAAGGTCGACGAGTACCGTGCGGGCAAGAAGAAGCTGATCGGCCTGTTCGTCGGTGAGGTCATGAAGGCCACGCGCGGGGCGGCGGACCCCAAGGCGGTGCGGGGGCTGCTCACTGCGAGTCTAGAAGGGTGA
- the lexA gene encoding repressor LexA produces the protein MVRSSTITPREAPTTRRRVEPLSEIERKILDFMVQYLRSNTYQPSIREIGERFGIKSTKTVSEHLQALANKGFLERDPSRSRGVKILHVDLSAETVSVPCYSEVPKAHGVWDAYMHLSIDRRMGGERGCFIVKAKAGDLAVLGVAEGDFVLVSPATVDEVADGAIVVARVGTDSLYHRFLRNGKGVCLESLTAGGEDSFVEDAERLDLLGRVTAFYRRMDDAASVNLTQH, from the coding sequence TTGGTCCGTTCCAGCACCATCACACCGCGCGAAGCTCCGACCACTCGTCGCCGGGTCGAGCCGCTCAGCGAGATCGAGCGGAAGATCCTCGACTTCATGGTCCAGTATCTGCGGTCGAATACGTACCAGCCCTCCATCCGTGAGATCGGAGAGCGGTTTGGCATCAAGAGCACCAAGACGGTCTCGGAACACCTGCAGGCGCTTGCGAACAAGGGTTTCTTGGAGCGCGATCCCTCGCGCTCGCGCGGCGTAAAGATTCTCCACGTGGATCTCAGCGCGGAGACGGTTTCCGTTCCTTGCTACAGCGAGGTGCCGAAAGCTCACGGTGTTTGGGACGCCTACATGCACCTGTCCATCGATCGCCGCATGGGCGGGGAGAGGGGGTGCTTCATCGTGAAGGCCAAAGCGGGCGATCTCGCTGTCCTCGGCGTCGCGGAGGGTGATTTCGTTCTGGTGTCGCCCGCGACGGTGGACGAGGTCGCCGACGGCGCCATCGTCGTCGCGCGTGTGGGTACCGACTCGTTGTACCACCGATTCTTGCGCAACGGGAAGGGCGTGTGCTTGGAGTCGTTGACGGCCGGGGGTGAGGACAGTTTCGTCGAGGACGCCGAGCGTCTCGATCTTCTCGGTCGCGTCACCGCTTTTTACAGGCGGATGGACGACGCAGCTTCGGTCAACCTGACCCAGCACTAG
- a CDS encoding Na+/H+ antiporter NhaC family protein produces MRFFRLAALISLASLPGSVGAQELSDPPSVILKGVPFQLTVLGGTEPSAFYEIRTATGTVLAGGTVEAHGSATAIDLLITSSDALPLQIRIGDSTQELDVTLTPPWFSLLPPIIAIALALIFKEVITALFAGVWLGALAVAGFNPLTATWRLIDQFVVPALGNTDDGHTQVVVFSLLLGGMVGIIARNGGTMGIVKAVTPFAHNARRGKLATAAAGLAIFFDDYANTLIVGNTMRPITDRLKISREKLAYLVDSTAAPVAALVPISTWVGYEISLIADGLRIAAEQNPAGADALLATSPFSIFIQTIPFLFYPLLTIVFVLLTSALNKDFGPMAAAERRAATEGHLYRPGATLATDTSSHLMQAKDGVPHVWWNAGIPVMTVIVVVLVGLYTTGSASAGPDASLMDIFGEADPFATLLWGSLAGCLMAILLSVGQKALTTQECIDAWLGGMKAMMIAMIILTLAWSLGAVTEELGTAQYLSQLLSDRVALELIPVIVFVLSGAMAFATGTSWGTMAIMLPLVIPLTVALGGAATYPGGEQMNILLGAIASVLAGAIFGDHCSPISDTTVLSSTASACDHMDHVRTQLPYALLVAVVAMLIGSIGTAYGLPSWVALGGGAAVLFLFLHFRGEAVSP; encoded by the coding sequence ATGCGCTTCTTCCGACTGGCCGCTCTCATTTCGCTCGCCTCGCTTCCCGGGAGTGTCGGGGCCCAAGAGCTTTCGGACCCGCCGTCGGTCATCCTAAAGGGTGTTCCCTTTCAGCTCACGGTGCTGGGCGGGACGGAGCCGTCGGCGTTCTACGAAATCCGGACCGCAACCGGGACTGTGCTCGCCGGGGGAACCGTAGAGGCTCACGGCTCCGCGACGGCGATCGACCTGTTGATCACGTCGAGTGACGCGCTGCCGCTCCAGATTCGGATCGGTGATAGCACCCAGGAGCTCGATGTCACGCTCACACCCCCCTGGTTTTCGCTGTTGCCGCCCATCATCGCGATCGCTCTCGCGCTGATCTTCAAAGAGGTGATCACCGCCCTGTTCGCGGGCGTGTGGCTCGGGGCACTCGCGGTGGCCGGATTTAATCCACTGACGGCGACGTGGCGCCTCATCGACCAGTTCGTGGTGCCGGCTCTCGGCAATACCGACGACGGTCATACGCAGGTCGTGGTCTTCTCGCTGCTGCTCGGGGGCATGGTCGGCATCATCGCACGCAACGGTGGCACGATGGGCATCGTCAAGGCGGTCACCCCGTTTGCGCACAACGCGCGGCGCGGCAAGCTCGCCACCGCGGCGGCGGGGCTCGCGATCTTCTTCGACGACTACGCGAATACGCTCATCGTCGGGAACACGATGCGGCCCATTACCGATCGCTTGAAGATCTCGCGGGAGAAGCTGGCCTACCTCGTCGACTCGACCGCGGCTCCAGTCGCGGCACTCGTCCCGATCTCGACTTGGGTCGGATACGAGATCAGCCTCATCGCCGACGGACTTCGGATCGCGGCGGAGCAGAACCCGGCGGGCGCGGATGCTCTGCTCGCAACAAGCCCGTTCTCGATCTTCATCCAGACGATCCCGTTCCTGTTCTATCCGCTGCTGACTATCGTCTTCGTGCTACTGACCTCTGCACTGAACAAGGACTTCGGACCGATGGCAGCGGCCGAGCGCCGGGCCGCCACCGAGGGACACCTCTACCGACCGGGTGCGACACTGGCAACCGACACATCCTCGCACTTGATGCAAGCAAAGGACGGCGTGCCGCACGTTTGGTGGAACGCAGGAATCCCGGTCATGACCGTCATCGTCGTCGTACTCGTGGGCCTGTACACGACCGGCAGCGCGAGCGCCGGTCCCGATGCCTCCTTGATGGACATATTCGGGGAGGCTGATCCATTCGCCACGCTCCTGTGGGGCTCCCTCGCGGGCTGCCTGATGGCGATCCTACTCTCCGTCGGCCAAAAAGCCCTGACGACTCAGGAGTGCATCGACGCGTGGCTCGGTGGCATGAAAGCGATGATGATCGCGATGATCATTCTCACGCTCGCCTGGTCGCTCGGTGCGGTCACTGAGGAGCTCGGAACCGCCCAGTACCTGTCGCAGCTACTCTCCGATCGGGTTGCGCTGGAGCTGATCCCGGTCATCGTCTTCGTGCTTTCCGGAGCGATGGCTTTCGCGACGGGGACGTCGTGGGGGACCATGGCGATCATGCTGCCCTTGGTGATCCCGCTCACGGTCGCGCTCGGAGGTGCTGCGACGTACCCGGGCGGCGAGCAGATGAACATCCTGCTCGGTGCGATCGCGTCGGTGCTCGCGGGAGCGATCTTCGGAGATCACTGCTCTCCGATCTCGGACACCACGGTACTCTCGTCCACGGCTTCCGCCTGCGACCACATGGATCACGTCCGTACCCAGTTACCCTACGCGCTGCTCGTGGCGGTCGTCGCCATGCTGATCGGCAGCATCGGGACCGCGTATGGACTGCCCTCGTGGGTCGCGCTCGGGGGTGGTGCCGCGGTGCTTTTCCTCTTCCTGCACTTCCGAGGGGAGGCCGTCTCGCCCTAA
- the pyrR gene encoding bifunctional pyr operon transcriptional regulator/uracil phosphoribosyltransferase PyrR produces MAEDNRIHVMDEADVHRAVARMAREIVERNGGTEGLILMGIHRRGTQIADILRDEIEAASGDVVASGSIDITLYRDDLMAIGPRPVIGGSDFPPNGIDDQNIVIVDDVLYTGRTARAALNELTDWGRPRRIYLCVLVDRGGRELPIQPDIVGRKVPVMENQRVDVLVPELDGRLGVEIVHGTPEPR; encoded by the coding sequence ATGGCCGAAGACAACCGCATCCACGTGATGGACGAGGCCGACGTCCACCGGGCCGTCGCCCGTATGGCCCGTGAGATCGTGGAGCGGAACGGGGGTACCGAGGGCCTCATCCTCATGGGCATCCACCGCCGAGGCACGCAGATCGCCGATATTCTCCGCGACGAGATCGAGGCCGCCTCCGGCGATGTCGTGGCGTCCGGCTCGATCGATATCACCCTGTACCGAGACGACCTGATGGCGATCGGCCCGAGACCGGTCATCGGAGGTTCGGACTTCCCCCCGAACGGTATCGACGACCAGAACATAGTAATCGTCGACGACGTTCTCTACACGGGTCGCACCGCCCGCGCGGCGCTCAACGAACTCACCGACTGGGGTCGGCCGAGACGGATCTACCTCTGCGTCCTGGTCGACCGAGGAGGACGGGAGCTCCCCATCCAGCCGGATATTGTGGGTCGGAAGGTTCCCGTGATGGAGAATCAGCGTGTCGACGTGCTCGTGCCGGAGCTGGACGGGCGCCTCGGCGTAGAGATCGTGCACGGTACCCCGGAGCCTCGGTGA
- the rpsT gene encoding 30S ribosomal protein S20 has translation MPNIKSAKKRMGLSAVARAKNRSERARIRTAIKRVRGAQSAEEGQAHLRDVVAMLDRAATQRLYHPNRAARVKGQLARHVNSLT, from the coding sequence ATGCCGAACATCAAGAGCGCCAAAAAGCGGATGGGGTTGAGCGCCGTGGCTCGGGCCAAGAACCGGTCCGAGCGCGCACGCATCCGCACGGCCATCAAGAGGGTCCGCGGGGCGCAGTCCGCCGAAGAGGGTCAGGCTCACCTCCGTGATGTCGTCGCGATGTTGGACCGCGCGGCCACGCAACGTCTCTACCACCCGAATCGGGCAGCCCGCGTGAAAGGTCAGCTCGCGCGCCACGTCAACTCGCTCACCTAG
- the tadA gene encoding tRNA adenosine(34) deaminase TadA — MAEQPSPALDPAHTRWMRRALRLAQAAVDSEEIPVGAVIVRDGEALSEAHNRTVGDADPCAHAEVLAIRAASAAVGDWRLLDTVLYVTLEPCAMCAGAIVLARIPHVVFATPDPKAGMAGSLENLLQDERLNHRCEVTSGVLRDESSELLKRFFRARRG, encoded by the coding sequence ATGGCTGAGCAGCCGTCGCCCGCGCTCGACCCCGCACACACGCGTTGGATGCGTCGCGCCTTGCGGCTAGCGCAGGCTGCGGTCGACTCGGAAGAGATTCCGGTTGGCGCGGTGATCGTTCGGGACGGAGAGGCCCTCTCAGAGGCTCACAACCGGACCGTGGGCGACGCGGACCCGTGCGCGCACGCCGAGGTGTTGGCGATTCGTGCGGCTTCGGCAGCCGTGGGCGACTGGCGCCTTCTGGACACGGTGCTCTACGTCACGCTCGAGCCGTGCGCGATGTGTGCGGGCGCGATCGTGCTGGCACGCATTCCGCACGTGGTCTTCGCGACTCCCGACCCCAAAGCCGGCATGGCGGGCTCCCTCGAAAACCTGCTTCAGGACGAACGACTGAACCACCGTTGTGAAGTGACGAGTGGTGTTCTTCGGGACGAGTCGTCCGAGCTACTCAAGCGCTTCTTCCGAGCACGCAGGGGGTGA